In Spirosoma pollinicola, the genomic window ACGCTTATTCCGTCCATAAGCCCCAGGTTTCATTTGATGGGCAAACTGTTATCATTACTATCCCTACTCAGGCTATCGCCAGAGAGGAACAGGAGTATAATAAAGTGGTAGGACTGGCATCAAAAGGTAACTACCGAGAAGCCAAACAGGCTCTTGACGCGCTCATAAAGCAAAATCCTACCAAGTCAGAATATTACCGGATTTATGGCCAAATGTTGTCTGACGAAGGCGATCAGGAGGGAGCCATTAATCACTTGATTGATGCGTTGCGGTGGGATCCAACCAACGGATTTGCGTTGATCATGATGGGTAATGTGTATGCCCGGCATAAAGATGATGTAGAAACGGCGATGAAATATTACGATCAAGCCGTTAAGCTTGATCCTACGAACTACATTGCGATTAATAATATTGGGGCTAATCTGCTTCAAAAGGGCCAGGTAGCGCAAGGAATCAGCTATTTGGAACAAGCCTATGCCATCAACCCGGCCTATGCCAACACCTCGTTTGGGTTAGCGTTAGCCGCCCAGCGGCAGGGGGATATGAACAAGGCCTTTGCTATGAGTACACAGGCGCTTAAATCAACGACGCCTAAAGACCCTGTTTATCAAAATGCAATGCCAATTGCGCTTGAATCGGCGAAAACCCTCACCCAATCAGGTAGAGGCCAGGCGCTGTTTGACGCGTACCGATCCACGTTGGAAGAGACGGGGGGGAAATCAATTGAGGTTATCACCGACCCCGATATTCCAACGGCGGCAAAACTGGAAATCGCTGAAAACTACAATCGTCCGGCGCATACCATCCGATATAAGCCTACGTATCCGGCGGTCGAACACCTGATGATGCATGAGCTAGTTCACCTTGACTTTATCGTACAAGCCCGTCAGGAAAATCTCAACAAGCTTTTCGTGTCGACGCAGGAGCAGAAAGCGACGTTTATAAAAGAGATATATGATACGATTAAAAAACTAAAAAAGCAGGGATATCCCGAATCCTCCATTGCTAGTTTTAGTACGGCACTTTTTGATGGATTGAATCGCCAGATTTACAATACCCCGATTGATTTGTTCATTGAACATTTCCTCTACGTGACCTTTCCAGAATTAAGACCTTACCAGTTTTTGTCCCTGTATACTATGATTGGGGAGGGAATGCAGGCGGTTACCGATAAGCGAGCCGTTGAACTATCACCTCGGAAAGTGCTGAGTGACAGTAAAGTTTACAACCTCGTCAATGCTCTCCAGTTAAAGGAACTCTACGGTGTTGATTTAATGGCCGGGTTTAACAGTGTATCGACGGAAGAAAAAAAGGCGCAGACCTTTTACAATGAGTACAAAGAGTACGAAGCTGATCGCCAGCCTGCCGAAGAATATGAGCTGGTTCAGCACTGGGCCGATGACTTACGGTTGAGCCCCTACTTCGAGCTGATTGATGAGGCTGCCTACCGCAGGTGCACCGCCAG contains:
- a CDS encoding tetratricopeptide repeat protein, whose translation is MTIILTIDDLLLELFPNVKGASNQREALKEELINYYAYSVHKPQVSFDGQTVIITIPTQAIAREEQEYNKVVGLASKGNYREAKQALDALIKQNPTKSEYYRIYGQMLSDEGDQEGAINHLIDALRWDPTNGFALIMMGNVYARHKDDVETAMKYYDQAVKLDPTNYIAINNIGANLLQKGQVAQGISYLEQAYAINPAYANTSFGLALAAQRQGDMNKAFAMSTQALKSTTPKDPVYQNAMPIALESAKTLTQSGRGQALFDAYRSTLEETGGKSIEVITDPDIPTAAKLEIAENYNRPAHTIRYKPTYPAVEHLMMHELVHLDFIVQARQENLNKLFVSTQEQKATFIKEIYDTIKKLKKQGYPESSIASFSTALFDGLNRQIYNTPIDLFIEHFLYVTFPELRPYQFLSLYTMIGEGMQAVTDKRAVELSPRKVLSDSKVYNLVNALQLKELYGVDLMAGFNSVSTEEKKAQTFYNEYKEYEADRQPAEEYELVQHWADDLRLSPYFELIDEAAYRRCTASPLDTLTAIENDPFDLAGDESYKKKEMETFQQQAKEQGLNMAVVMYMVGALQYFSTMSPEQIKAIAFEIAMLGIHGISPEKQGYKLNGIPDKTFSGYHLIAYYYVSWALAIPEMLAGLQLPYEQEYETAKSINGMTNR